The Medicago truncatula cultivar Jemalong A17 chromosome 4, MtrunA17r5.0-ANR, whole genome shotgun sequence genome includes a region encoding these proteins:
- the LOC112421174 gene encoding 5'-3' exoribonuclease 3 produces MGIPAFYRFLSDKYPKVVVDAVEEEPVVIDGIQIPVNTSMKNPNNNEYDNLYLDMNGVIHPCFHPENRPSPTSFDQVFESIFAYIDRLFVIVRPRKLLFMAIDGVAPRAKMNQQRSRRFRAAKDASDAAAEESRLRDEFEMEGRKLPPKQESQIFDSNVITPGTKFMAVLSVALQYYIHLRLNNDPGWKNIKVILSDANVPGEGEHKITSYIRLQRNLKGYDPNTQHCLYGLDADLIMLGLATHEIHFSILREVVFTPGQDKCFLCGQMGHMAAECEGKAKRKTDDEKGDAIVAKLPFQFLNIWTLREYLEYEMRIPNSPFEIDFECILDDFIFICFFVGNDFLPHMPTLDIREGAIDSLMTVYKNEFTKLGGYLTNGSKPNLSRVEHFIQAVGSHEDEIFQKRARLHQRQVETIKRRKRQARGDDVGPQVQPESLAAISQFHGSRLASALMPSPFQQSGHNKEVLEKPSKVSRLSSGVTVVAAIVEAENSLEIDVQDNEDELKAKLKRILLDKSDVFNSKGGHEDKIKLGEPGWKERYYEEKFSAKTPEELVAIRKDVVLKYTEGLCWVMHYYYEGVCSWQWFYPYHYAPFASDLKGLSELNINFELGAPFKPFDQLIGVFPAASSHALPETYRKLMTDPSSPIIDFYPIDFEVDMNGKRFAWQGIAKLPFIDETRLLAAVQKIENFLTPEEKRRNAIMFDMLFVNSCHPLSACISTLDNKCRNTSNCERANVKEKINPIESGGMNGYISFCDGEPCPPFFRSPVAGMEDIIDNHVICAIYRLPDAHEHINRPLHGVKFPKKTVAIEDLKPEPVLWHEDSGRRYGESQRKKPSGTYSCRQLNEEAAHRLVVNSLQVKMDANRYHHPMNGPRMPYAAPIDHRQSWPRNNYESHPGYSYESCIGYAAMPPPLSTHPQFVPYNVVPTAQYDYNQPPPVMHTHHHRSNYFARNVHHNPKSHAYERNSHYVIREKYKGS; encoded by the exons ATGGGAATCCCAGCCTTCTACAGGTTTCTTTCAGATAAATATCCTAAAGTGGTTGTGGACGCCGTCGAGGAAGAACCAGTGGTTATCGATGGCATTCAAATCCCTGTCAACACAAGTATGAAAAACCCTAACAACAATGAATACGACAACCTTTACCTTGACATGAACGGCGTCATTCACCCTTGCTTCCACCCCGAGAATAGG CCATCTCCTACCTCTTTCGATCAAGTGTTTGAGTCCATATTTGCTTACATTGATAGGCTGTTTGTCATAGTGAGGCCTAGGAAGCTGCTCTTTATGGCTATTG ATGGTGTTGCTCCAAGGGCTAAGATGAACCAACAACGGTCTAGGCGGTTTAGGGCGGCTAAAGACGCATCTGATGCA GCTGCTGAAGAATCAAGGTTAAGGGATGAATTTGAGATGGAGGGCAGAAAGCTTCCTCCTAAACAAGAGTCACAGATTTTCGATTCAAATGTAATTACACCTGGAACTAAATTCATGGCTGTTCTGTCAGTTGCACTTCAATACTATATTCATCTTAGGTTGAACAATGATCCTGGTTGGAAAAATATCAAG GTTATTCTTTCTGATGCAAATGTTCCTGGCGAAGGGGAGCATAAGATTACGTCCTACATTCGTCTTCAAAGAAATCTTAAAGGATATGATCCCAATACACAGCATTGCCTATATGGTTTG GATGCTGATTTGATCATGTTGGGTCTGGCTACCCATGAAATCCATTTTTCAATTCTTAGAGAG GTTGTGTTTACTCCTGGACAAGACAAATGCTTCCTGTGTGGTCAGATGGGTCATATGGCTGCAGAGTGTGAAGGAAAGGCAAAAAGGAAGACGGATGATGAAAAAGGAGATGCTATTGTTGCTAAATTGCCCTTCCAG TTTCTGAACATTTGGACTCTTAGGGAATATCTGGAGTATGAGATGAGAATACCTAATTCTCCTTTTGAGATTGATTTTGAATGCATATTGGATGATTTTATCTTCATATGCTTTTTTGTTGGGAATGATTTCCTACCACATATGCCTACCCTAGATATTCGTGAG ggtgCAATTGACTCGCTGATGACAGTATACAAGAACGAATTTACGAAATTGGGTGGTTATTTGACAAATGGTAGTAAG CCAAACCTGAGCAGGGTGGAGCATTTTATTCAGGCTGTTGGATCACATGAAGATGAAATATTCCAAAAAAGAGCTCGATTGCATCAG CGACAAGTGGAAACAATAAAGCGTCGGAAGAGACAAGCAAGAGGAGATGATGTTGGGCCTCAAGTTCAACCAGAATCTCTAGCTGCAATTTCACAATTCCACGGTTCTCGTCTTGCTTCAGCTCTAATGCCTTCCCCATTTCAACAATCTGGGCATAATAAAGAGGTCCTTGAGAAACCGAGTAAAGTTTCTAGGTTATCTTCAGGAGTAACTGTTGTTGCGGCTATTGTTGAAGCTGAGAATAGTCTTGAAATAGAT GTTCAAGATAACGAGGACGAGTTGAAAGCAAAACTGAAGAGGATACTTCTTGACAAATCTGATGTATTCAACTCAAAAGGTGGTCATGAAGACAAG aTTAAGTTAGGAGAACCAGGCTGGAAAGAGAGGTATTATGAGGAAAAATTTTCTGCTAAAACTCCTGAAGAACTTGTTGCTATACGGAAAGATGTT GTCTTGAAATACACTGAAGGCCTATGTTGGGTGATGCATTATTATTATGAAGGTGTTTGTTCTTGGCAATG GTTTTATCCTTATCATTATGCCCCTTTTGCGTCTGATCTTAAGGGCCTTAGTGAgcttaatattaattttgagtTGGGTGCTCCGTTCAAACCATTTGACCAGCTCATTGGGGTTTTTCCTGCTGCAAG CTCCCATGCTCTTCCTGAGACGTATAGGAAACTTATGACCGATCCAAGCTCGCCAATTATTGATTTTTATCCAATCG atTTTGAAGTGGACATGAATGGAAAACGCTTTGCTTGGCAG GGTATTGCAAAGTTGCCTTTTATTGATGAAACGCGACTTCTTGCAGCAGTTCAGAAAATAGAAAACTTTTTAACA CCAGAGGAAAAGCGACGAAATGCAATAATGTTCGACATGCTTTTTGTGAACTCGTGCCATCCTCTCTCTGCGTGCATTAGTACACTCGACAACAAATGTAGAAACACGTCAAACTGTGAACGTGCCAATGTCAAGGAAAAAATCAATCCCATAGAAAG TGGTGGAATGAATGGTTACATATCCTTCTGTGATGGAGAACCTTGCCCTCCTTTCTTCAGGTCACCTGTTGCAGGCATGGAAGACATCATCGATAATCATGTGAT ATGTGCAATATATAGACTTCCTGATGCGCATGAACATATTAACCGACCACTACATGGagttaaatttccaaaaaag ACTGTGGCGATAGAGGATTTAAAACCCGAACCTGTTCTGTGGCATGAAGATTCTGGTAGGAGATATGGAGAAAGTCAAAG gaaaaaacCTTCGGGAACTTATTCTTGTCGACAGCTTAACGAGGAGGCAGCACACAGACTTGTTGTCAATTCCCTGCAGGTCAAGATGGATGCAAATAGATACCATCATCCCATGAATGGTCCAAGAATGCCTTATGCTGCACCAATCGATCATAGACAATCATGGCCTCGCAATAACTACGAATCACACCCTGGCTATAGTTATGAATCATGCATAGGGTATGCTGCAATGCCACCACCGTTATCAACTCATCCACAGTTTGTACCGTACAATGTTGTCCCTACTGCGCAATATGATTATAATCAACCACCACCAGTGATGCATACTCATCATCATCGATCAAACTACTTTGCAAGAAATGTACATCATAACCCTAAATCACATGCTTATGAAAGAAATAGCCATTATGTTATTCGGGAGAAGTATAAAGGTTCATGA
- the LOC11412433 gene encoding 60S ribosomal protein L35: protein MAGVKVYELRQKTKQDLLNQLKDLKAELALLRVAKVTGGAPNKLSKIKVVRLNIAQVLTVISQKQKTALREAYKSKKYLPLDLRPKKTRAIRRRLTKHQSSLKTEREKKKEIYFPVRKYAIKA, encoded by the exons ATGG CTGGAGTCAAGGTATATGAGCTgagacaaaaaacaaaacaagatctTCTGAATCAATTGAAGGATCTGAAAGCCGAACTTGCTCTCCTTCGCGTCGCGAAGGTCACCGGAGGTGCCCCAAATAAGCTCTCCAAGAT CAAAGTTGTTCGGCTCAACATCGCACAGGTCTTGACTGTGATTTCACAGAAGCAAAAGACAGCATTAAGGGAAGCTTATAAGTCCAAGAAGTACTTGCCGTTGGATCTCCGTCCCAAGAAGACAAGAGCTATTAGAAGACGCCTCACTAAGCATCAG AGCTCCTTGAAGACAGAGcgtgagaagaagaaggaaatcTACTTCCCAGTGAGAAAGTATGCCATTAAGGCGTAA